The following proteins are co-located in the Ornithodoros turicata isolate Travis unplaced genomic scaffold, ASM3712646v1 Chromosome16, whole genome shotgun sequence genome:
- the LOC135372681 gene encoding uncharacterized protein LOC135372681: protein MKLERSSSTQELGTTCTPARALSDDEKLHFYAGFNGLERFKRFCSFVEAGYEDYKNACTESPSNRGRSRVFSVEEQLIIVLITLRVGLLERDLAFRYDVNLGYVSELCSFWTEFLSNYLEQTPIWPSRETVNDFMPEVFKESYPTTRIILDCTELFIETPSNLRVQSDTYSSYKSHNTAKGLIGIAPNGFVTFVSDLAPGRISVSLWLNRVDCINYLNQATVLWQTGDFLLLTTLLH, encoded by the coding sequence ATGAAACTAGAACGGAGCAGTTCCACTCAAGAGCTCGGTACCACGTGCACCCCCGCCCGTGCTCTCTCCGACGATGAAAAGCTTCATTTTTACGCTGGGTTTAATGGTCTGGAGCGCTTCAAAAGGTTTTGCAGCTTTGTTGAGGCAGGCTATGAAGACTACAAGAACGCTTGCACCGAGAGTCCATCAAACAGAGGTAGGAGTCGGGTGTTTTCTGTGGAGGAGCAGCTTATCATTGTTCTCATCACACTCAGGGTGGGACTACTGGAACGGGACCTGGCATTTAGATATGATGTCAATTTAGGGTACGTGAGTGAACTGTGCTCATTTTGGACTGAATTCTTGAGCAACTACTTGGAACAGACACCGATATGGCCTTCCAGAGAGACCGTGAATGACTTTATGCCGGAAGTATTCAAGGAATCATACCCAACAACTAGAATCATCTTGGACTGCACAGAACTGTTCATTGAGACCCCGAGTAACCTGCGGGTTCAAAGTGATACTTACTCGTCATATAAGTCGCATAACACAGCAAAAGGTCTCATCGGTATTGCTCCAAATGGGTTTGTTACATTTGTAAGTGACTTGGCACCTGGGAGGATCTCAGTAAGCCTCTGGTTAAACAGAGTGGACTGTATCAATTACTTGAACCAGGCGACAGTGTTATGGCAGACCGGGGATTTCTTATTGTTGACGACCTTGCTGCACTGA